The genomic region CTCGCGCACAGCGTGGTCGTCCGGCAGGCCGGGGCCTGTTGTGACGCCAAGTACGGCAACCACCAGCCAGACCGGTGCCGCCTTGAATGCCAGGAAGCGTCCGGCAGAGAATCGATAGGAAGAGGCAGGAAGGCTCATTGCACTATTCTCCGGGAATTCCCGCAAGCACGGCATGAAACTTCCACTTTCAATATGGCAAAAATGGGTTTGACGGTCTGTTGACCCTGCCATGGGGTGGACGGTCGGATGACAATCTGCAAAAGGCTGTCCGGTCGCAGCTATATGGGCAAACAGGAATGCAGACGAAAAACACAACGGTTCTCGACTTCATGCGCACGCGCCGCTCGGTTCCCGCCAAGACGATGGGCGGGCCGGGGCCGGATGAAGCGGAAATCCTGGACATGGCGAAGATCGCCTCGCGCATACCCGACCACGGCAAAATCGCGCCCTGGCGCTTCATTCATTACTCCGAAGACGCAAAGCTGCGGCTGGACAAGCGCATCCATGAGCGGGCCCGGGAAAAATATCCGGACCTTTCAGGCGAAGCGCTGCAGATCGAGGCCGGGCGGATGGCCCGTTCCCCCACGGTGATCGGACTGATTTCCGCTGCCGTCGATCATCCCAAAATTCCGCGCTGGGAGCAGGAACTTTCCAGCGGTGCAGCGGGTCTTGCCTGGCTGATTGCAGCCAACGCCCATGGCTATGATGCCCAGTGGCTGACCGAGTGGATTGCCTTCGACGAAGTGCTTTCTGCCGAACTGGGCTGCCGGGAAGGGGAGAAAATCGCCGGGTTTATTCATATCGGTACCAGGACAGCGCCCAAAACCGAGCGCGACCGCCCGGATATTGAAACCATTTTCACCAGGATGGACTGAAACCATGTTCTACGACGCGGTTCTGGAAGATCACGGCCTTGCCCACAGCCCGTTCAAGGCGCTGGTTGCACCGCGCCCGATCGGCTGGATTTCGACCTGTTCGCCCGAAGGCGTAAACAATCTTGCCCCCTACAGCTTTTTCAACGCCGTCTCCTCCCGTCCGGACATGGTGATGTTCTCCTCTGCCGGCAGAAAGGACTCCCTTGCCAATATCGAGGCGAGTGGAGAATTCGT from Salaquimonas pukyongi harbors:
- a CDS encoding nitroreductase family protein, which gives rise to MQTKNTTVLDFMRTRRSVPAKTMGGPGPDEAEILDMAKIASRIPDHGKIAPWRFIHYSEDAKLRLDKRIHERAREKYPDLSGEALQIEAGRMARSPTVIGLISAAVDHPKIPRWEQELSSGAAGLAWLIAANAHGYDAQWLTEWIAFDEVLSAELGCREGEKIAGFIHIGTRTAPKTERDRPDIETIFTRMD